The segment GCGACGCATCGCTTTCGTGATGCCGAAGATCTGACCAGTACACTGTTGCGTTACGTCAACGCTCTACAACCATCGGTTTCCTCAATCAGCTCTGGGCGGCAAGACACCCGTACAAGCCATGAAACAGTGGCATGCTGACAGGCCGGACCTCTTTCATCGTAGACCTTATGATCACCTGGGATTTGACAGTTATAAAAATTTTGCAGGGATTCTTTAATTTATACAATATGCATGCCTCCATCTACATGTAATACTTGGCCGGTAATCCAACGGCCGTCCTCAGAAACAAGCATACTTATCGCATCCGCTATATCCTCCGGTAGCCCTAAACGCCCCATAGCAGCTGCCTTTTCACCATATTTACGCAAAGCTTCCGCATTTCCACCTAACAGCATAGGTGTGTCAGTCATTCCAGGAGAAACGGCATTAACAGTAACTCCCCGCGGAGCCAATTCACGCGCTAAAACTTTGGTAAAACCTTCGATAGATCCTGATTCCGTGTTCCATTGATTGGATTTAGTATCTAACATATTGATTTAATGAGACAATACTGCTTTTATAGCCTTCACCCAAGCTCATGCCGAAATTCCAAGTCCGCCAGAGCCGTAACCTCGACCTGACCTCCCACGCCGGCTTGGCCCTGATCGGGCAATGCTGCGAGGCAGCGCAAGTGGATCTGGTGCTCGATTCGCGGCTGCCCGTCTCGCAAGGCATGCGCACCTCGGATCTGGCCAAGTCGATTGTGGGCCTTTTGGCCCTGGGCAAGAGCGACTTCGAAGCCATCGAGGCGTTTCGGAACAACCGCTTTTTCAAGCAGGCCCTGGGGTTGGCCAAGGTGCCCGGCAGCGTCTGGATGCGCCAGCGACTCGATACCAAGGCGGTACAGCTGCGGGAACTGACCGATGAGTTGAGTCTGCGTCTTTTGGAGCGGACCCAGGCGCCCATCACACCCCACAAGGGCTATGTCTGTGCCGACATGGACACCTTCGTGATGGACAACTCTGACAGCAAGAAGGAACACGTCAGCCGCACCTATCAGGGCGTGGATGGCTACACCCCGATCGCCCTGTATCTGGGCAACGAGGGCTGGAACATCGGTCTGGAGCTGCGTGCCGGCTCCCACCATTCGGCGCTGGAGACCGAGTATTTCCTGGAGCGTGCGTTTCCGCGTCTGGAGCGACTTTGTCCGACGGACGCCAAGGTGCTGTGGCGTGACGACAGCGGCTTCGACAGCGTACGTCTGCTGTTTGCCAAGGCGGCTGAGCGTGAGCGTTGGGCCGCACTGGGGCGCTCGTTCGATTACCTCACCAAGTGGAACCCGCGCAAACAGGACAAGGCCTCCTGGGTCGAGCAGGCCGAAGCGCTCGATGCCTTGGTCGAAAGCCGCCCGGGCAAACGTAGCGGCTTGCTGGATCTGCAAATCGAACGTGCCTGGGGCAAGACCCGACGCACGCTGCGACTGGTGGTGCGAGTGACCGAGCGCACGATCGACAAGAGAGGGCAACACCTGCTGGTGCCATTGGTCGAACTGGAAGGTTGGTGGACCAGCCTGACGGTGTCGCCACAAGAGGTGATCGAGCTGTACAAGCACCACGGCACCCATGAGCAGTTCCATTCCGAGCTCAAGAGCGATCTGGACCTGGAACGTTTGCCCTCGGGCAAGTTCGACACCAACGATGCGATCCTGCACCTGGCGGGCTTTGCCTACAACTGCCTGCGCCTGGTGGGGCAATTGGGGCTGACCGGCACGCTCTCGCCGGTACGCCATCCAGCCAAACGTCGCCGCCTCAAGACTGTGCTGCAAGAGGTGATGTACCGCGCAGCCCAGTTCATCACGCATGCTCGACGTGTGCTGCTCGACTTTGGTCGTGGCGTGGAGGCGCATGTGCGGGTGTTCGATGCGGTGCAGGCGCATTTGTGCAAGCTGGTGCCGATATGAACGCATCCTGCGGCTGGCACATGTCGAGACAGCGGACACCCATCTGGGCGGGCTTCTCGTGGACGCAGTTTGAAAAACGGGAGAAACGGATGCAAAAAACCCGATATCTCGAGGCCGAAATCGGTCTCTCGAATCGCGAATCGCGCTGGATGACGACTCAACCACCGATAGCGAGGGTGAGTTGTTCAAAAATATCCTCCGCCGAAGAATTGTGGGTGGGTAACACGCATTCAGGTAGATAATTTACTTCCAATATAAAGAGACATACCGGATGAATTAGAGAGAGTTGCACCGCTAGAAATATTTAGTATTCTGCCAAAATCCTTTATTTTACGTGCAGCCTCACGACACATCACAAATGTTCCCCAAGAATTCACATCAAAAATCATTTTATATTCATCAAACGTAATTTCAGAAAAAGGCTTCATATGACCTATGCCGGCATTATTTATCACCACATCTACACGTCCATATTTTTTTATTGCATAATCAAAAAAATTTATTACTTCTTCTTCGTGCGTAATATCAATACGAAATGCAAATGCTTCACCACCAGATTCTTTTATTGTAAAAACCGCAGCCTCTGCTCCCGCAGATGATTGAGAATATCCAACACCAACAATAAAGCCATCACGCGACAACCTTCGTGCTACTGCACCGCCAATGCCTGTTCCGGCACCGGTTATTAAAGCAACTCGTCCTGCATTGTTTTTATACGAAAAGTTAT is part of the Pseudomonadales bacterium genome and harbors:
- a CDS encoding SDR family oxidoreductase, encoding MLDTKSNQWNTESGSIEGFTKVLARELAPRGVTVNAVSPGMTDTPMLLGGNAEALRKYGEKAAAMGRLGLPEDIADAISMLVSEDGRWITGQVLHVDGGMHIV
- a CDS encoding IS1380 family transposase → MPKFQVRQSRNLDLTSHAGLALIGQCCEAAQVDLVLDSRLPVSQGMRTSDLAKSIVGLLALGKSDFEAIEAFRNNRFFKQALGLAKVPGSVWMRQRLDTKAVQLRELTDELSLRLLERTQAPITPHKGYVCADMDTFVMDNSDSKKEHVSRTYQGVDGYTPIALYLGNEGWNIGLELRAGSHHSALETEYFLERAFPRLERLCPTDAKVLWRDDSGFDSVRLLFAKAAERERWAALGRSFDYLTKWNPRKQDKASWVEQAEALDALVESRPGKRSGLLDLQIERAWGKTRRTLRLVVRVTERTIDKRGQHLLVPLVELEGWWTSLTVSPQEVIELYKHHGTHEQFHSELKSDLDLERLPSGKFDTNDAILHLAGFAYNCLRLVGQLGLTGTLSPVRHPAKRRRLKTVLQEVMYRAAQFITHARRVLLDFGRGVEAHVRVFDAVQAHLCKLVPI
- a CDS encoding SDR family NAD(P)-dependent oxidoreductase, with product MNNFSYKNNAGRVALITGAGTGIGGAVARRLSRDGFIVGVGYSQSSAGAEAAVFTIKESGGEAFAFRIDITHEEEVINFFDYAIKKYGRVDVVINNAGIGHMKPFSEITFDEYKMIFDVNSWGTFVMCREAARKIKDFGRILNISSGATLSNSSGMSLYIGSKLST